The DNA region TTTATTGGTCAAGTCGGGGATGGTGAGTTTGCGCTCAATCGCCCCTTTACCTCCGCTGATGAGATCACAGGCGCTGAAATCCATAGTATATTCTCCAGGAGGAACGGAGAGCACTATGAAAAATGGCAATCGCTCTTCCGGAATTTTTTTGATCTCCTCTTTGTCTATCTTGAAGGAGATGTCCTTTTTTGTCTTTGCCCCTCCTTCTCCGCTGAGTGAGGCTTCTATCTCTATTTTAGGGGATAGCGTTTTCCCCTTCTCCTCATAAAGGAGGTCTTTTACCCTAAACCCCGCCCAAAAAAGTACATCCGTTTTCCCGTCTAAGCCAAGAAAATAATCCACTCTAAGCACAAAAGGAAGGGATCCCTTAGTAAGGGTCCGCTTCTCCCTCAATTTTCCTTTACTCGGCTCGAATTTCATTTCTTTGTTCACGATCATTTTCTTCTTTATTTTCTCTATAGCGTTGATCAGTGTTGGCGGTAGATATGGTGAGCCAGCTGGATTATGTATCTGTTCCGAAACCCAATGGGAATACATCTCACCCATATAGCTTAGGTCTGCTACCCGGTAATCGCCGTTTCCCGAGTAATCTATGAATACCACCGTGTAGTGCATAGGAAGCACATCGCCTGGGGTCCGGTAGTAGGTCCAAGCAAGGTATTTCCTGAGATCGGCGGTCATCCCCTGTTGCACCTCGGAAGGGGGACCGAAAACGATATAGAGATGCCCCATCGGTGTTTTCCAGCCCGGTCGTTTACCAATACGAAACGCCTTATCCGTATAAGCAATGCGACGGAGGATTTCCTCCCGGAACTCGTTTCTCGATGTTTTTGGATTCGGATCCCGTCGATCCCAGAAGAACTTGATAAACTGGAGCTTCTCTTCCCTTGTCTTAAGCTTCTTGAATATCTTCTGTTCTTCTTTGGTTATCAGGTAACGGGCGATCTTCTCCCGCCAGGTTTTTATATAGCTATCTATCTCCTTATTGGTAATCTTCTTCTGCTGACTCAGGATAGAAGGAGAGAGGAGGATCCCGCTAAGGAGGAAAGCAATTGTTAGAAAGGATGTCCTTTTCATTTCCCTTTTTCTCCCCTTTCTTTTCTAAATATATTTTCCTCGATCTTGGTCCAACTTTCAAATAATTTTCCTTTTCTTTCCTCGTTTCTGCCCTTATTCTACCTAATGGTTGAAGTGGAGCTTCTTCCGATATATATTAGGGGATGGAGGGGTGGCCGAGCGGCTTAAGGCGGCGGTCTTGAAAATCGCTCTCCGGTTCTGCCGGAGCGTGGGTTCGAATCCCACCCCCTCCGCCAGTTAATGATTAGTTTTTTCTAAAGGGATACTATTAAAAGGATGGATCTATATACTCACCATAAGGTTATCATTGGGGATGCCCGCGTTATGAGGGAGGTTTCCGATGAATCGATTCATTTGATAATCACCTCGCCTCCTTACTGGCAATTGAAAGATTATGGAGTAGTGGGACAAATAGGTTTTTATGATAGCTATGAAGATTATATAAACAATCTGAACTTAGTATGGAAAGAGTGCTTACGGGTGCTTCATAAAGGTTGTCGTTTGTGTATTAATATTGGAGATCAGTTTGCTAGGTCAGTATATTATGGGAGGTATAAGGTTATACCAATTAGAACTGAGATAATTAAGTTCTGTGAAAGTATAGGTTTTGACTATATGGGGGCGATAATTTGGCAGAAAGTTACTACTTGTAATACTACCGGTGGAGCTACGGTTATGGGTTCTTATCCTTATCCAAGGAATGGAATATTAAAGATAGACTATGAATTTATCCTCATTTTTAGAAAGCCTGGGAGAGCACCCAAGGTGAAGAGGGAGCTAAAAGAGCTATCTCGGCTGAGTGATAAAGAATGGAATGAATATTTTTCGGGTCATTGGAATTTTCCCGGCGAGAGACAGGAAAAACATTTAGCGATGTTTCCTATAGAGCTTCCTAAGCGGTTGATCAAGATGTTTAGTTTTGTGGGAGATACAGTTTTAGACCCTTTTTTAGGGAGTGGCACCACTGCTAGAGCGGCAAAGGATTTAGGAAGGAATTCTATTGGGTATGAAATAAATAAGGACTTTCTGCCATTGATTAAGGCTAAACTAGGGGTTAATGAGGGAGATTTATTTACAAATGCCCAAATTGAAATAGTGGAACAGGGGAATTTAGAAGTAGATTTCGAGAAAAAAGTGAGGGAACTTCCTTATATTTTTTCTGATCCGGGCAAGTTCGATAAGGTAACGGATCCCAAAAAGTTTAACTTTGGTTCTAAAGTGTCTTCTTTTCAGCAAAAAGGTGATAATTTTTATCGAGTGACAGAAGTTATTACACCAGAGTCTTTGATTTTGGATAATGGTCTTAAGATTAAACTTATTGGGGTAAAAGAAAAGAGGGAAACAGCTGAAAAGGCGGTGAATTTTTTAAAAGAAAGGCTAAAAGGACGAAAGGTTTTCTTTAAATTTGATAGCTTGTTATATCCTAATAAAGGAAGTGATTTTCTTTTATGCTATTTATATTTGAGAAATAGGACATTTATAAATGCCCATCTTATAAAGCGAGGGTTGGTAGAAGTTGATACCTCTTATGAATATAGATACAAGTCGCGCTTTTTAAAGTTAAGGAATAGTATCAATGGCTAAAGAGTGGATTCTGAATATGGCGGTTGGGAGATGGGGACTAAATAAGAAGAATAGAGTTGGTCCCGTTTCCAGTTGGATTAGGGAATGTGCACCAAAAGATCTTTCTGAATGGCAACAATTTTATTTTAAAAAATTGAAGATGTTTTTAGAAAGTAAAAAAATAAGTCTAGATCCTAAGGAATATTTGGCTTCTATAGGGAAAAGGTTATATATTAAAGTAAGTGAAGTTATTCATTCAGAGGTGGAAGAAGTAACTGAGAGTGATTGTTTGGAATATATTTATAATTTAGTTATTAATAGAACCTATGAAGGATATCTTTTAGAGAAACATACTATTTACGGTCAACTTAGCGAGATACTTCAGGCTAAAATTGAACCTGCACCAGATAAGTGGGATAGAGTGTTCAATGTGGATTTTTTTATCAAGATAGGAAAGCATTACATTGGTCTCCAGATAAAGCCTATATCTTTTGAATATGCGGTTGAATATCAGAGAAAATGGCGAGATATTTATCAAAATTCCCACAATAAATTTACCGAGAAATTCGGAGGTAGAGTTTTTGTCGTGTTATCTATTAAGGAGGGACGCCGAAAAGTTATTTTCAATAAAGAGGTTATCGAAGAAATTAAAAAAGAGATAAGCCGGCTACAAGAGGCGAATGGTTGACTTGAGATAGAGAGAATTTATCCCTACGATTTGAGAACGGGAAAATTGGATTTATTCCCGTTATTTTTACTATAATAGGAACCTCAGGAGTGGCTCTATGGAGGATAGATATGGACGAAGGGTGGATTATCTTCGGATAGCGGTTACCTCTCGTTGTAACCTAAGCTGTCCCTATTGTCATCATGAAGGCGAGGAAGGAGATGGAGGGGAGCTTTCGCCCGATTTCGTATCCCGGGTGCTTGATGATCTTGTTCCTCTTGGGGTAAGGAAAGTGAAAATAACCGGTGGGGAACCGCTACTCCACCCGGAGATCGTGGAGATAGTGCGTCGGGTGGCGGATTTTCCCGAGGTCGTTGATATCTCGATGACCACCAACGGTACCCTTCTTCAAAAGCTCGCTTATCCTCTAAAGGAAGCGGGTCTCAATCGGGTGAATATAGGTTGCGATTCTTTCACCTCAGTTCTCCCAAAGAATTTAAGGGAGATATCACCTTCGCTCAGGGCAGCAAGAGAGGCGGGGCTATCCCCAATAAAGCTTAATATGGTGGTATTAAAGGGGATAAATGAGAGTGAAGTAGAGCCGATGATAGAATATGCGAGGAAAGAGGGGGTTATCCTCCAGCTCATAGAGCTAATCGATATCGACCACAGTTTCTTTAAAGCACATTATTACAACCTGAGCCGGCTGGAGGAGGAGCTTGCAAGACGGGCAAGGAGGGTGGTGGTACGAAGGATGCAGGGAAGGAGACAGTACGATATCGAAGGGGTGTTGGTGGAGGTGGTGAGACCGCACCAACCGGAGTTCTGCAGGAACTGTACCAAGCTCCGGATAACCTCGAAGGGGATGATCAAGCCCTGCCTTATGCGGAACGATAACCTTGTTCCTTATACCGGCATCTCCTCCGTCTATGAGGCGCTATCTCGTCGGGAGCCCTATTATGCCTATGGTTGATATATCGGGGAAAGAAGTGGTTCTCCGCCGGGCAGTCGCTCGGGGGGAGATAAGCCTTAAGCGGGAGACGATCGAGAAGATAAAAAAGGGGCTGATAAAGAAGGGCGATCCCATTCAGGCAGCGGAGATCGCCGCTACCCTCGCCGTGAAGAAGACCCCGGAGCTCATCCCCTACTGCCATCCCATCCCCATAGAGAAGGTGGCGGTGGATTTCGCCATCGCTGATGATAAGATAGAAGCCCGTGCTGAGGTGGTAGCCCGGGCAAGAACCGGGGTGGAGATGGAGGCGCTCACCGCGGTAGTAATCGCTCTTCTCACCATCTGGGATATGGTGAAATATCTGGAGAAGGATGAAGGCGGGAATTATCCCACCACCTTGATAAGTGGGGTTCGGGTCCTTAAGAAGGTTAAGGAGGGGAAGAATGCCTAAGCCCGGTTTCTCTGAGCTCATTTCCCTTTCTCGGGCAAAGGAGATACTCTTCTCCCTTGCTGTTGAGCTTCCTGAGGAGCGTGTTCCCCTATCAGAAGCTTTTTTCCGGGTTCTTTCCCGTGATATCACCTCGCCCATCTCTGTTCCCCCATTTAAGAGGAGCGCTATGGACGGGTTTGCCGTGGTTGCTTCATCCACCTTTGGGGCTAAGGCGGAGAGTCCCGTGTCCCTCCGCTTTTTGGGGAAGGTTTCCGCTGGTGAGGTTTTCCCGAGGAGGGTGAGTGAGGGGGAGTGCGTGGAAATATCGACTGGAGCACCCCTTCCTGAGGGGGCGGATGCGGTGGTGATGGTAGAGCATACGGAGCGCGAAGAGGGGACGGTGCTCCTCTATCGTGCGGTAGCTCCTGGGGAGAATGTTAGCGGGGTGGGAAGCGATGTCAAAAAAGGGGAGCGGGTGCTTTCCAAGGGGAGATTGCTTAAGCCCAAGGATACCGGGGTGCTTGCCGCCATCGGGATAACCGAGGTGCCGGTTAAGAGGCGTCCTAAGGTTGCCCTCCTTATTACCGGGAATGAGCTTCTCTCTCCGGGCAAGGAGCTTTCTCCGGGGAAGATATATGATATAAACTCAAGGACCCTCACCGATTCCCTGAGGGGGATTGGTGCTTCGGTCATCGATCTTGGCATAGCCCCGGATGATAAGGGGGAGATAGAGGGAAGGCTTAAGAAAGCACTTCCTGAAGCGGATCTCCTTCTTATGACCGGCGGTTCGAGCTTAGGGGAGGAGGACCTTACCCTTGAGGTGGCGCGGAGCCTTGGCGAGGTGCTCGTTCATGGGGTGGCGGTGAAGCCGGGGAAACCGGTGGTCATCGCCCGGGTTTCGG from Acidobacteriota bacterium includes:
- a CDS encoding GWxTD domain-containing protein, which codes for MKRTSFLTIAFLLSGILLSPSILSQQKKITNKEIDSYIKTWREKIARYLITKEEQKIFKKLKTREEKLQFIKFFWDRRDPNPKTSRNEFREEILRRIAYTDKAFRIGKRPGWKTPMGHLYIVFGPPSEVQQGMTADLRKYLAWTYYRTPGDVLPMHYTVVFIDYSGNGDYRVADLSYMGEMYSHWVSEQIHNPAGSPYLPPTLINAIEKIKKKMIVNKEMKFEPSKGKLREKRTLTKGSLPFVLRVDYFLGLDGKTDVLFWAGFRVKDLLYEEKGKTLSPKIEIEASLSGEGGAKTKKDISFKIDKEEIKKIPEERLPFFIVLSVPPGEYTMDFSACDLISGGKGAIERKLTIPDLTNKGLRMSKVILAEGVRRGSAEDKNGINLGGYQVFPLKGGILKRDAPLTIFFQLIGLSLDDKTKKNSVTISYSFYKDGELALSLPSSAVTSTDSSTLFVIETIPAYAFPPGDYQLIIGVEDMIAKKSFFSSRIPFIVIE
- a CDS encoding site-specific DNA-methyltransferase, with translation MREVSDESIHLIITSPPYWQLKDYGVVGQIGFYDSYEDYINNLNLVWKECLRVLHKGCRLCINIGDQFARSVYYGRYKVIPIRTEIIKFCESIGFDYMGAIIWQKVTTCNTTGGATVMGSYPYPRNGILKIDYEFILIFRKPGRAPKVKRELKELSRLSDKEWNEYFSGHWNFPGERQEKHLAMFPIELPKRLIKMFSFVGDTVLDPFLGSGTTARAAKDLGRNSIGYEINKDFLPLIKAKLGVNEGDLFTNAQIEIVEQGNLEVDFEKKVRELPYIFSDPGKFDKVTDPKKFNFGSKVSSFQQKGDNFYRVTEVITPESLILDNGLKIKLIGVKEKRETAEKAVNFLKERLKGRKVFFKFDSLLYPNKGSDFLLCYLYLRNRTFINAHLIKRGLVEVDTSYEYRYKSRFLKLRNSING
- a CDS encoding MjaI family restriction endonuclease, whose protein sequence is MAKEWILNMAVGRWGLNKKNRVGPVSSWIRECAPKDLSEWQQFYFKKLKMFLESKKISLDPKEYLASIGKRLYIKVSEVIHSEVEEVTESDCLEYIYNLVINRTYEGYLLEKHTIYGQLSEILQAKIEPAPDKWDRVFNVDFFIKIGKHYIGLQIKPISFEYAVEYQRKWRDIYQNSHNKFTEKFGGRVFVVLSIKEGRRKVIFNKEVIEEIKKEISRLQEANG
- the moaA gene encoding GTP 3',8-cyclase MoaA yields the protein MEDRYGRRVDYLRIAVTSRCNLSCPYCHHEGEEGDGGELSPDFVSRVLDDLVPLGVRKVKITGGEPLLHPEIVEIVRRVADFPEVVDISMTTNGTLLQKLAYPLKEAGLNRVNIGCDSFTSVLPKNLREISPSLRAAREAGLSPIKLNMVVLKGINESEVEPMIEYARKEGVILQLIELIDIDHSFFKAHYYNLSRLEEELARRARRVVVRRMQGRRQYDIEGVLVEVVRPHQPEFCRNCTKLRITSKGMIKPCLMRNDNLVPYTGISSVYEALSRREPYYAYG
- the moaC gene encoding cyclic pyranopterin monophosphate synthase MoaC, yielding MRRYLVGSPIMPMVDISGKEVVLRRAVARGEISLKRETIEKIKKGLIKKGDPIQAAEIAATLAVKKTPELIPYCHPIPIEKVAVDFAIADDKIEARAEVVARARTGVEMEALTAVVIALLTIWDMVKYLEKDEGGNYPTTLISGVRVLKKVKEGKNA
- a CDS encoding molybdopterin molybdenumtransferase MoeA, whose product is MPKPGFSELISLSRAKEILFSLAVELPEERVPLSEAFFRVLSRDITSPISVPPFKRSAMDGFAVVASSTFGAKAESPVSLRFLGKVSAGEVFPRRVSEGECVEISTGAPLPEGADAVVMVEHTEREEGTVLLYRAVAPGENVSGVGSDVKKGERVLSKGRLLKPKDTGVLAAIGITEVPVKRRPKVALLITGNELLSPGKELSPGKIYDINSRTLTDSLRGIGASVIDLGIAPDDKGEIEGRLKKALPEADLLLMTGGSSLGEEDLTLEVARSLGEVLVHGVAVKPGKPVVIARVSGKPFLGLPGHPTSALSNFHILVEPLIARMLGMSLRKRRVEAVLTRKVASTIGRYEFLSVSLEEKGDVFYAHPIMKGSSAITTIALGDGFIGISENTEVLEKGAKVIVEVF